Part of the Streptomyces sp. NBC_01353 genome, CACCGGAGCCTCCTTGTCTCCGGCGGTCGCCGTCTTCCGGCGACGGAGGCGGTCGAGGAGGCCGCGGCGGGTGCGGTGGATGGAGGGGCGCGGGAGCGTGGCCGGGCGGGGCGGTCGAGCGACGACCGGCCCGACTCCCCCGTCCGGGCGCGGGGCCTGGCGGTCCGCGCGGGCCTCGTCCAGGGCAAGGGCCAGGCTCATCCGGTGCCAGAGGATCTCGTCCGGGTCGTCCGCCAGCATCAGTCGGTCCGCGATCTCGCGGGAGGCCGCCGACTCCGGGCGCCCGGACGGCGGTTCCGGACTCAGCCGGTCCAGATGGGTGCGTTCGTAGGGATCGTCGACGACCTCGGCCAGCTGGACCGGGTCCAGGATCGAGGCGATCGCCGCCGCCCGCACCCATGGGTCCTCGGTCGCGCGGAGCAGCAGCCCCAGCCGCCGGGCACGCCAGTTCCGGGGCCGTCGGTCCTCGCCTCCGTCGATCCTCTCCCGGACCTCCCGCGGAAGCCTGCCGGTCAACAGGGTCTGCCGCGTCAGGGCGAACTCGCCCAGCTCACCGGCGAGATAGAGCCAGACCACAACGCGATAGCGGTTCAGATAGAACCGCACCGGGCTGAAGTGCCCCGTCCTGGCGAGCTTGGTGAAGCGGTCCGGCGTCACGGAGAGCAGCTCGGCCGCCTCCGTCGTACCGACCGTGCGGACGCGGTCGCGCAGTCCGTCCGGGAAGTCCGGTGCGGCCCTGAGCCGGTCGATCTCGGCCTGCTCCACCCGGCGCCGCCCGCCCGGTGCGCCGACGGCCCCCGGCCCCCTCGGCGCACCGGGCGCGACGCCCGGCACCGTCCTCACCAGCCCCAACTGGACGGCGAGCTGGAACTCGTCGCGCCTCAGTTCCAGTTCCTGCGCTGCCCGCGTCGGTGCCACTGCGCGCGTGCCTTCTTCCACCGTCATGACGGTCTCCCCCGTGAGCGACGAATACTCTCGGTGACGACCGTAGCCCTCAGCGCCCCGTTCCCGCGCGACCTGTGGACAACCGTGGAACGC contains:
- a CDS encoding DUF6397 family protein, translated to MTVEEGTRAVAPTRAAQELELRRDEFQLAVQLGLVRTVPGVAPGAPRGPGAVGAPGGRRRVEQAEIDRLRAAPDFPDGLRDRVRTVGTTEAAELLSVTPDRFTKLARTGHFSPVRFYLNRYRVVVWLYLAGELGEFALTRQTLLTGRLPREVRERIDGGEDRRPRNWRARRLGLLLRATEDPWVRAAAIASILDPVQLAEVVDDPYERTHLDRLSPEPPSGRPESAASREIADRLMLADDPDEILWHRMSLALALDEARADRQAPRPDGGVGPVVARPPRPATLPRPSIHRTRRGLLDRLRRRKTATAGDKEAPVPG